Proteins found in one Paenibacillus dendritiformis genomic segment:
- a CDS encoding DUF2877 domain-containing protein, which yields MGRRLLFIGTAQNGYLPFAVHIDRESVDRIACRIRPGGRMAVEFREGALWLGERNVAVRLDNASVFCSMLSRSPADPRIRSANFRRFAALLSMYSGITGFGMSAVEVMDILRKDTARTELGQALIGCRTYLGCCDPSLQWRAVRPLIGYGAGLTPAGDDFLIGALGAGLYAGRVSAVIVSKLAERLAQHPDLTTDVSLEYLHYAVSGQFGSRVLEVLNALCCQMPTYVARAVWSLIGTGRTSGIDTALGIYCTIAKLEKEVSP from the coding sequence ATGGGGCGGCGGCTTTTATTTATAGGTACCGCACAGAATGGATATTTGCCCTTTGCTGTTCATATTGACCGCGAATCCGTCGATCGAATCGCTTGCCGGATTCGTCCCGGCGGCAGGATGGCTGTGGAGTTCCGCGAAGGCGCATTATGGCTGGGCGAACGGAATGTCGCAGTGCGTCTGGACAACGCCTCGGTATTCTGCAGCATGCTGAGCCGCTCCCCGGCCGACCCCAGAATACGGTCCGCCAATTTTCGGCGGTTCGCTGCCTTGCTTTCCATGTATTCCGGGATCACGGGATTTGGCATGAGCGCCGTTGAGGTGATGGACATTTTGCGCAAAGACACCGCTCGGACTGAATTGGGGCAGGCATTGATTGGATGCCGGACATACCTCGGCTGCTGCGATCCGTCACTGCAGTGGCGGGCCGTTCGGCCACTTATCGGTTACGGTGCGGGGCTGACGCCGGCAGGCGACGACTTTCTGATCGGCGCTTTAGGCGCCGGGTTGTATGCCGGCCGCGTATCTGCTGTCATTGTGTCCAAGCTGGCCGAGCGTTTGGCGCAGCATCCGGATCTGACGACCGATGTGAGCCTGGAGTATCTTCATTACGCTGTGAGCGGACAATTCGGAAGCCGCGTACTGGAGGTGCTGAATGCACTCTGCTGCCAGATGCCAACCTATGTGGCCAGAGCCGTGTGGTCGCTAATCGGCACGGGCCGCACGTCGGGGATCGATACCGCTCTGGGCATTTACTG